A single genomic interval of Procambarus clarkii isolate CNS0578487 chromosome 17, FALCON_Pclarkii_2.0, whole genome shotgun sequence harbors:
- the LOC123772423 gene encoding tubulin gamma-1 chain: MPCEIITLQLGQCGNQIGFEFWKKLCSEHGLSPEGRLEDFATDGTDRKDVFFYQADDDHYIPRSVLLDLEPRVIHSIMNSPYAKLYNPENIYMSKQGGGAGNNWAAGYSQGERIYEEVFDIIDREADGSDSLEGFVLCHSIAGGTGSGLGSYILERLNDRFPKKLVQTYSVFPNQDEISDVVVQPYNSLLTLKRLTQSADCVVVLDNTALNRIATDRLHLSNPSFSQINSLVSNIMSVSTATLRYPSYMNNDLIGLIAPLIPTPRLHFLMTGYTPLTTDQEVASVRKTTVLDVMRRLLQPKNMMVSTALDRNTQHCFISILNIIQGEVDPTQVHKSLQRIRERKMAQFIPWGPASIQVALSKKSPYIQSAHRVSGLMLANHTNISSLFQRTLQQYDKLRKREAFLEQFRKENIFAENLDELDSSREVVQQLVDEYVAATSKDYLSWGLSTASTES; this comes from the exons ATGCCCTGCGAGATTATTACTCTACAGCTGGGCCAGTGTGGCAATCAGA TTGGATTtgagttttggaagaaactctgcaGTGAACATGGACTCTCCCCGGAAGGAAGACTGGAAGATTTTGCTACAGATGGCACTGACCGTAAAGATGTCTTCTTCTACCAAGCAGATGATGACCATTATATTCCTCGCTCAGTGCTGCTCGACTTAGAGCCTCGTGTCATCCACTCTATCATGAACTCGCCATACGCTAAG CTATATAACCCAGAGAATATCTACATGTCAAAACAAGGTGGAGGAGCTGGAAATAATTGGGCTGCAGGTTACAGCCAGGGTGAACGTATATATGAAGAAGTTTTTGACATCATTGATCGTGAAGCTGATGGCTCTGATAGCCTTGAGGGATTTGTACTTTGCCACAGTATTGCCGGAGGAACAGGGTCAGGATTAGGCTCCTACATTCTTGAGAGACTGAATGATCGGTTCCCAAAGAAATTGGTGCAGACCTATTCAGTCTTTCCAAACCAAGATGAAATCAG tgatgtggtggtgcagccttatAACTCCCTATTGACATTGAAGCGCCTCACACAGAGTGCAGATTGTGTTGTTGTGCTCGACAACACTGCATTAAACCGCATTGCCACTGATCGTCTTCATCTTTCCAACCCTTCATTTTCCCAGATCAATTCCCTTGTGTCAAACATAATGTCTGTCTCCACAGCAACATTAAG GTATCCATCGTACATGAATAATGATCTTATAGGGCTTATCGCCCCGCTTATTCCAACTCCAAGACTTCACTTCCTAATGACAGGCTATACACCCCTCACAACTGATCAAGAG GTTGCATCTGTGAGAAAGACAACTGTACTAGATGTGATGCGCCGTCTTCTGCAGCCTAAAAATATGATGGTGTCAACCGCTCTGGACCGCAATACACAACATTGTTTCATCTCCATTCTTAATATCATTCAG GGTGAAGTGGATCCAACACAAGTGCACAAATCTTTGCAACGTATAAGGGAAAGAAAAATGGCACAGTTCATCCCATGGGGACCTGCTTCTATCCAGGTTGCTCTGTCAAAGAAATCTCCATACATCCAGTCTGCACACAGAGTATCTGGGCTAATGCTGGCAAACCACACAAACATTTCCTCT CTGTTCCAGCGAACTCTACAACAATATGACAAACTACGGAAGAGAGAGGCTTTCTTGGAGCAGTTCAGAAAAGAAAACATATTTGCAGAAAATTTGGACGAGTTGGATTCCTCTCGTGAAGTTGTACAGCAGCTGGTAGATGAATATGTGGCAGCTACAAGCAAAGATTATCTGTCTTGGGGTCTCAGTACAGCATCCACGGAATCTTAG